The Longimicrobium sp. DNA window GCGGCGTGGTGGGGCTCATCGGGATCCCGCTCTACACCGACTACATCGTGCCGCTCCAGGCCACCGCCATCCTCCTGCTGGTCTCGGGGGTCGGCGCCGTCGTCCTCGCCAAGCGGAAGGTCTGAAGCCGGATGAACGAGATCCCGTTGGCCTATTCGCTGGGCCTCTCCGCCATCCTCTTCGCCATCGGCGTGGCCGGGGTGGTGGTGCGGCGCAACGCCATCGTGCTCTTCATGTGCGTGGAGCTGATGCTGAACGCCGTGAACCTGGCGTTCGTGGCGCTCAGCCCCTACGCCGGGGTGAAGGGCCAGGTCATCGTCTTCTTCGTGATCGCCGTCGCGGCCGCCGAGGCGGCCGTGGGGCTGGCGATCATGATCGCCGTCTTCCGCCATCGCGAGAGCATGGACGTGAAGAACTTCAGCCTGCTCAGGTGGTAGGGCACACGATGCTCCTTCTTCAGGAAGCGGCGCACGGCGCCACGGCGGCAGCTACCGGCGGCAGCGGCTTCACGCCGGTGCTCCCCTGGCTGATCGTCGCGCTCCCGCTGCTCGGGTTCGTGCTGAACGGACTGCTCTCGGTCACCGCCGCGCGGCGCGCGCTGCCCAGGCTGCCGCCGGTGGGCGACCCGCACTACGACCACGCGCACGACGACCACGGCGTGGCCGTCACGCATGCGCCGGTGCCCGCCCCCGTCGCCGTGGGCGCGGGGATGCCGAGCGAGCAGGAGTCGCACGACTCCGGCGCCATCGCCCACCCCGTCGACGCCGCGCACGCGGAGATGCACGACGCGGACGTCACCCTCGTCCACGGCGCGCACGGGCACGCGGTCCACGACGCGGACGACACCCTCGTCCACCCGCACGACGCGCACGGGCACGACGCGCACGACCACGGGCCCGCGGGGCCCAGGCCGTTCACGCACACCCTGCCGTCGCTCATCGCGCCGGGGGTGCTGATCGGCTCGTTCGTGGTCGCCGTGCTGAACTTCCTGGCCATGCGGGGGGCGGACGAAGCGCACCGCACGGCCATCCACCAGCTGTGGAGCTGGATCCCCGCCGGCTCGCTGCAGGTGAACGCGGCGCTGCAGCTCGATCCGCTCTCCATGCTGATGACGCTGGTCATCACCGGCGTGGGGTCGCTGATCCACATCTTCTCCATCGGCTACATGAAGGAGGACCCCGGGTACCCGCGCTACATGGCGTACCTGAACCTCTTCGTGTTCTTCATGCTGATCCTGGTGCTGGGCTCGTCGTACCCCGTGATGTTCGTGGGCTGGGAGGGCGTGGGCCTGTGCTCGTACCTGCTGATCGGCTTCTGGTTCACCGAGAAGGCCAACGCCGACGCGGGGAAGAAGGCGTTCATCGTCAACCGCATCGGCGACTTCGGCTTCCTCATCGCCATGTTCCTGCTCTTCTGGAACGTGAAGGCGCTGGACTTCGCCACGGTGAACGAGAACCTGCTGCACAACGCGCTGCCCTACGGCGGCGTGGTGATCACCTGGATCGCCCTCTTCTTCTTCCTGGGCGCGGCGGGGAAGAGCGCGCAGATCCCGCTCTACATCTGGCTCCCCGACGCCATGGCCGGCCCCACGCCCGTCTCGGCGCTGATCCACGCGGCCACCATGGTCACGGCGGGCGTGTACCTGGTAGCCCGCTCGGCGGTCATCTACACGATGGCGCCCTCGGCCTCGCTGGTCGTCGCCCTGGTGGGCGCGCTGACGGCGATCTTCGCGGCGTCGATCGGCCTGAAGCAGTGGGACATCAAGAAGGTGCTCGCCTATTCGACGGTGAGCCAGCTCGGCTTCATGTTCGCCGCCGTGGGGATGGGCGCGTACGTGGCCGGCGTGTTCCACCTGATGACGCACGCCTTCTTCAAGGCCTGCCTCTTCCTGGGCTCGGGCGCGGTCATCCACGCGATGCACGCGGCGCTGCACAGCACGCACAACCCCGCCGACGCGCAGGACATGCGCAACATGGGGGGACTCAGGAAGTACCTGCCGATCACCTTCATCACCATGGGCGTGTCCACGCTGGCCATCGCCGGGGTGCCGCCCTTCGCCGGGTTCTTCTCGAAGGACGAGATCATCGGCGCGGCGTGGCTGGGGGCCGAGGGCGCGTCGCACCTGTCGACGGCGTCGCTCTTCGGGATCGAGGGGCGCTACTGGATGGGGTTCATCGGCGGCACGCTCTCGATCGCCGCGTTCATGACGGCCTTCTACATGGGCCGCATGATGATCTACACCTTCTTCGGCGCCAACCGGACCGGCGACGAGGAGCGGAAGCATCTCCATGAGGGCGACTGGACGCTCTCGCTCCCCCTGATCGTGCTGGGCCTGCTGGCGACCGTGGGCGGGCTGCTGAACGTGGAGACCGGGACGCCGCTGGTGAAGGCGTTCGACTTCGGGCAGGGCGAGGCGCTGCACCACTGGCTGCACCCCGCGCTGGCCGGGGCGGACGACGTGATCGCGCAGAACGTGGGGAACCTTCCCGAGCCGGGGCACGCCGCGTGGCCGATCCTCCTCGCCGTCGCCATCGGCCTGGGCGGGCTGGCCGTGGCCTGGGTGCTGCTGGCGCGCAGGCGGCTGGGGACGGCCGACACGCAGCCGGCGTACGACAACGCCGCCGAGCGCGTGCTGTACAACAAGTGGTACGTGGACGAGTTCTACGACCGCGTGGTCGTGCGCCCGGTGCGCGGGGTGTCGCGCGCCTTCGCGCGCTTCGACATGGGCGTGATCGACTGGACGGTGGACCTGTTCGGGCGTCTGTCGCAGATGTTCGGCATCGCCTTCGGGCGGCTCCAGACGGGGCAGCTCAACACCTACGCCTTCGTGCTGGTGGTGGGCGTGGTGATCGTGCTCGGCGCCTTCGTGGCCCTGTGACCGCGGACTGACGAAAAGTGGAAGCCTTCTACCATAGCCACTGGATCCTCACCCTCCTGATCTTCTTCCCGCTGGCGGGCGCCCTGGCGGTGTTCCTGGCGGGCGAGGAGAACGCGCGCGAGATCGCGCTGGGCGTGGGGATCATCGAGTTCCTGGTCTCGGTGCCGCTCTTCTGGACCTTCCAGCCGGCCGCGCGCTGCGACGTGCAGGGGTTCCCCGCCGGCGGCCCGGCGTTCCAGAACTGCGTGGACGCCCCCTGGCTCGGCAGCTGGGGGATCCACTACCAGCTGGGGCTGGACGGGATCAGCCTGTTCATGGTGCTGCTGACCACGCTCCTGCTGCCGCTGATGGTCCTCGGCTCGTGGACCTACATCCGCGACCGCAGGCGCGGCTTCTACGCCTCCCTCCTCGCGCTGACGGCGGGCGTGGTGGGCGTGTTCGTGGCCCTGGACATGTTCCTGTTCTACGTGTTCTGGGAGATCATGCTGATCCCGATGTACTTCATGATCGGGATCTGGGGCGGCAAGGAGCGCGTGTACGCGGCGGTGAAGTTCTTCCTCTTCACCACCGTGGGCTCGCTGCTGATGCTGGTGGCCATCCTCTGGCTCTACTGGCACTACGCCGGCCTGCACCCGGGCGAGCCCAGCTTCAGCTACTTCGCCTTCCTGCAGGTGCCCATGACGGCGGGGCAGCAGCGGCTGCTGTTCCTGGCGTTCGCGCTGGCCTTCGCCATCAAGGTGCCCATCTTCCCCTTCCACACCTGGCTCCCGCACGCGCACGTGCAGGCGCCCACGGCGGGCTCGGTGGTGCTGGCGGGGGTGCTGCTGAAGATGGGAACGTACGGCTTCATCCGCTTCGCGCTCCCGCTCTTTCCCAACGTGGCGGCCGGGTACGCCACGGGGAGGTCGGCGGTGATCCTGGGGCTCATCGGCATCATCTACACGGCCATGGTGGCCGCCGTGCAGCCCAACGCCAAGCGGCTGGTCGCCTACACCTCCGTGGCCCACCTGGGCTTCGTGATCCTGGGGATCTTCGCCTTCAACCTGCAGGGGATGCAGGGTGCGCTGCTGGTGATGATCGGGCACGGTCTGTCGACGCCGATGCTCTTCTTCCTGCTGGGGATGCTGTACGAGCGGCGCCACAGCTACGAGATCGACGATTTCGGCGGGCTGGCCGCCTCGCTCCCGCTCTTCGCCACGCTGCTGGTGTTCGCGGGGATGGCGTCGGTCGGGCTGCCGACCACGGCCGGCTTCACCAGCGAGTTCCTGGTGCTGCTGGGCGCCTTCGAGCGCTTCCCCGTCTTCACCCTGATCGCCGCGACGGGGGTGATCTTCGCCGCGTACTACATGCTGCCGATGGTGCAGAAGCTGGTGTTCAACCGGCTGGACCGCCCGGCCAACCGCCTGATTCCGGACCTGAACGGCCGCGAGCTGGCCATTCTCCTTCCGCTGGTGGCGCTGATCCTGTGGATCGGCTTCTACCCCAGGCCGGTGCTGGACCGGATGGAGCCGGCGGCCACCGGGGTGCTGACCGCGGTGCACCAGAACCGCCTGGTTCCCGACTTCGCCGCGCCGCAGGGCGAGGCGACGGGCGGGGTGGCGCTCGGCGGCGGGGAGGGCGCGCGATGAACGCCGTGCTCGACCTGACCCGCACGGGCGGCTACACGCTGGCGCTGCTGCCGGAGATCGTGCTCTGCGCCTGGGCCATGCTGGTGCTGATCGTGGACGTGGCGCAGAAGGGGAACCGCTCCCAGGCCAGCCGCCCGTCCATCGGCTGGCTGGCGCTGGTGGGGATCGTGGTGACGGCGGTCGCCACGGGGGCGCTGTGGAACGTGACCGCCACCGCCGGGCCGGCCATGATGTCGGTGGACCGCTTCCGCGTGTTCATCGACCTGGTGATCCTGGGCTCGGCGGCGCTGGCGCTGCTGATGGCGCAGGGGTACCTGGACCGGCGCGGCATCAACCGCGGCGAGTTCCAGGCGCTGGTGATGTTCAGCACCGCCGGGATGCTGCTGATGGCGGGCGCGCGCGACCTGCTGATGGTGTTCATCGGCCTGGAGCTGCTTTCCATCCCCATCTACTGCCTGGTGGGCTTCGACCGGCTGGACGAGCGCAGCGTGGAGGGGGCGCTGAAGTACTTCCTGCTGGGCGCCTTCTCCAGCGCCTTCTTCCTCTTCGGCATCGCGCTGACCTGGGGGGCCACGGGAACCACCGACATCCCCCTGATGGGGCAGCTGATCCTGGGGCGCACGGTGGAGGTGTCGCCCATGCTGCTGGCGGGGATGGCCATGCTGATGGTGGGCTTCGGCTTCAAGGTGGCCGCCATGCCCTTCCACATGTGGACGCCCGACGCCTACGACGGCGCGCCCACGCCGGTGACGTCGCTGATGTCCACCGGGGTGAAGGCGGCGGCGTTCGCCAGCTTCATCCGCGTGTTCGTGATCGGGTTCGGCGGGGCGCCGGAGCACTGGCAGGCGATCGGGTTCTGGATCGCCATCGTGACCATGGCGGGCGCCAACCTGATCGCGATGACCGAGGGAAGCCTGAAGCGGATGCTGGCGTACTCGTCGATCGCGCATGCCGGCTACCTCCTGGTCGCCCTCCTCTCCAACTCGGCCGACGGGGCGGCGGCGTTCCTCTTCTACCTCCTGGTCTACACGCTGATGACGGCGGGGGCGTTCGCGCTCCTGATCGCCAACTCGCGCGAGGCCACCGGCGAGGAGCGGGTGTCGCTGGAGGACTGGGCCGGGTTCGCGCGCGAGAAGCCGCTGCTGGCCGGCTTGTTCTCCATCTTCCTCCTCTCCCTGGCCGGCTTTCCGCTGACCGCGGGGTTCCTGGGGAAGCTGTACATCCTGCGCGCGGCCATCGCCAGCGGGCTGACGCCGCTGGCGGTGGTGCTGGTGCTGACCTCGCTGCTCAGCTACTTCTACTACCTGCGCGTGATCGTGGTGATGTACATGCAGCCGGCGCGGGTGGCCGGCGAGCACCGCGCCGCGCGCCTCCCCGGGCCGGCGATGGCGGCGGTGGGCGTCGCGGCGGCGCTGGTGGTGCTCCTCTTCTTCGCGGGCGGCTGGCCGCTGCGGTGGGCCGAGCGGAGCGCCAACTCGCTCTGGCCGGCGGAGTGGCAGCAGCCCGCGGCCGGTGCAGCGCCGGCGGCGGACGCGCCGGGCGGGGTGCCGCGGACGCTGTAGCCGCGGGGGAAGGACGGAGGGAAGACGGGAGTGACGGGCCCGGCGCCGGCGCGCCGGGCCTTGCGTTTCGCATGGCGATTGCACACCATCCCGCGGCAGGGCGGCGGGTCACGAGCGGCGGACACCGGAGCGCGCAAGATGGACGGGCCTGAGGAGGACGGGAAGGAACGCGGCGAAGCCGAGCGCCCGCGGATCGTGGAGCGCCCCGCGGAGCCCGGGGGCGAGGCCCCCGCGGACGAGCCGAAGCGGCGCGGGCTGTTCGGCGTGACGCCGCGGCGCGCGGCGGCCGGGCTGGGCGCGGCCGCGGCCGCCGCCTACGCGGTGTACCTGCTGGGCGCCGGGCGCGGCCGCCGCCGCCCGGTGACCGAGCTGCCCAACGCGCTGGGGATGCGGCTGGACTACGTGCCCTGGGGCGACGTGCACTACGCCTACTACGCCCGCGAGGGGCACGGGCGGCCGCTGGTGCTGCTGCACTCCATCAACGCCGTGGCCAGCGCGCACGAGATGCGGCCGCTGGCGCGCGCCTTCCTGCGCGACCGCGAGCGCCCGGTGTACGCGCTGGAGTGGATCGGCTTCGGGCACAGCGACCGGCCCGAGATCGCCTACACGCCCGACGTGCTGGAAGACCAGCTGGAGCACTTCCTGGAGCGGGTGCTGCGGCCGGCGGGGGGCGCGGATGTGATCGGGCTGTCGCTGGGCGCCACGTACGCGGCCGAGGTGGCGCGGCGGCGGCCGGACCTGGTGCGCTCGCTCGTCGCCATCGAGCCCGCGGGGCTGGGCGACGAGCCGGCCGAGATCGGACGCGGGTGGGCGCGACTCCTGTTCACCCTGCCGGGCGTGCAGCGGGCGTTCTACGACCGGCTGACGACCCCCGAGGCGCTGACCCGGTTCGCGCGCGAGAACCTGTTCACTCCCGACTTCGGGGTGCCGGACGAGTACGTGAACTTCGCCTCGGAGACGGCGCGGGCCGAGGGGGCGCCGCACCCGCTGGACGACTTCCTGAGCGGGCGCATGTTCCCCGAGGAGGCGCTGGAAACCTACCGGCGCCTGCGCCAGCCGCTGCTGGTGATCCACGGGAACGTGGAGAACCGGCGGATGGAAAGCTACACGCGGGTGCCGGAGCTGGAGGGGCGCGCCAACGTGAGCGTGGTTTCGCTCCCCACCGGCGCCATGCCGCACTGGGAGCGCGCCCGCGAGGTGGTGGCGCGCATCCGCGACTTCCTGGACGCGCAGGAGGGGCAGCGCCGCGCGGCGGAGTAGGTTTGGGGCTCGGAAGGATACCGCACCCGGCCGGTCCGCGCTGGACCGGCAGCCGGGGTGCGGCAGGCCGATGAACTTGCCTCCGCGGCGGATTCGACCCGCGCGGAGCGACGACGGACCCCCCGAAGGAGTGGAGCGATGACGAGAGCGGGACGAATCGCCGGGTGCGGGATGGTGCTGGCCGCCGTCGTGGCCGGGGGGTGCAAGCGCGGGGGCGACGACGACCGGGCGAGCGGACCGCCGGTGCAGATCGACAGCGCGAACAACCAGCCGATGGACGGCGTCAGCGACGAGCAGCTGAAGCAGCAGGCGCAGGCGCTGACGCCCGAGCAGGCCGCCGCCGCCGGGATGGTGGACACCACCACCCACATCGAGGACCTGGGTGGCCAGGACAGCACCCCCGCCGGCGCGGCGAACAACGACACCGCGACGAAGGCCGCCGGCGCCACCACCGGCACCCCGCCCGCCTCCGCGACGAAGCCGTAGCGCTCGTCATCGACGATCGCAGATCCCCCTCGCCCGAACGCCGGGCGAGGGGGATTTTCCTTGATGGCGCTACATCGCAGACGTCATTCTGAGGCCCCCGAAGCTGGCGGCCTGAAAGAAAGTTCCGGGCGCAGCCGATCACCGGCGACTGAAGAAGTCGCAGCAACAACTACGGGAAGCCTCGCAAACGGCGCGAGGCTGGTCCGCTCACTCCGCGGCATTCTTGCGTGAGGGATGCGCGCCCGGAGGGCCGGGAAACCGCCGCGCCCGCGGGGATGCTGGGGGATTGCCGGGATGTGGGGCGCGGCGGGGGCCCGGCGCGGTTGGGCACAGTCGTACCGTGCCCTACCGCGCGCGCAGCCCGGCCCGGAGCGCAGCGGAGGGACACGCCCGCACCCGGCGGTTGCAGATTGGGCTAAATCCGTTGCCGAACGCTCGTTCGAGCCTTGCACGATTCTTCGCGGGCGCTAGAATTCCCGGCTCCGGAGCCCCGGCGGGCGCCGGTTGCACCAATCCGAACCAGGGAGATGCGCGTGAAGAGCATCGTGTGCGTAAAGCGCGTCCCGGACACCGAGGCGCGCATTCGCATTGCCGGCGACGGGAGCAGCATCGACCCGTCGGGCGTGAAGTTCGTGCTGAACCCGTACGACGAGTTCGCCGTCGAGGCGGCGCTGAAGCACAAGGAGGCCGCGGGGCAGGGCGAGGTGACGGTGATGAGCGTGGGCGACGCCGCGAGCGCCGAGACGCTGCGCACCGCGCTGGCCATGGGCGCCGACAGCGCCGTGCTGCTGAAGGCCGACCGCACCCCCGAGGGCCTCGCCGCCGCGAAGGCGCTGGCCGCCGGCATCCAGGGGCGCGAGTACGACCTGGTGCTGTTCGGGATGAAGGCCATCGACGACGACCTGCAGGCGGTGGGCCCCATGGTGGCCGAGCTGCTGGGGATCCCCGTCGCCAGCGCCGTGACCGAGTTCTCCATCGCCGACGGCAAGGTGACGGCGCACCGCGAGATCGAGGGCGGCGCCGAGGTGGTGGAGCTGCGCATGCCCTGCGCGATCACCCTCACCAAGGGCGCGTACGAGCCGCGCTACGCGTCGCTGAAGGGGATCATGGCGGCCAAGAAGAAGCCGCTGGAAGAGAAGCCCGCCCAGGTGGACGCGCCCGCGGCGCCTGCGGCGCTCTCGTATCCGCCCGAGCGCCAGGCCGGCCGCATCGTGGGCGAGGGCCCCGACGCGGTGCCGGAGCTGCTGCGCCTGCTGCGCCAGGAAGCCAAAGTGATCTAGGGGACTGAGGGACGGGTTACAGGGGACAGGGGACAGGGACGGCCTGCGAGAGGCTCCCTCCCCGCGGTTCCCTGTCCCCTGTTCCCTGTCCCCTGTCCCCTAAAAGACAGAGGCAGATCCATATGCCAGGCATTTTTGCGTTCGCGGAGTCGCGAGACGGCGAGCTGCGCAAGGTGGCGCAGGAGGTGGTGACGGCGGCCCGGAAGCTGGCCGACGCCGCCGGCACCGAGGTGCACGCGGTGGCGCTGGGCGGCTCCGGCCTGCAGGCCGCCGCCGCCGAGCTGGGGAAGTACGGCGCCGACAAGGTGTTCGTGGGCGAGTCCGGCGCCTTCGACCGGTACTCGCCCGAGGGGTTCACGACCGTGATCGTGAACTTCATCCGGGAGCACGGGTGCGACGCGGCGCTCTTCCCCGCCAGCGCGCTGGGGAAGGACCTGGCGCCGCGGGTGGCCGCGCGCCTGGGGGTGGAGTACCTGAGCGACGCCACGGCGCTGGACGCCGAGGGCGCCACCATCACCGTCACCCGGCCGCGCTACGCCGGCAAGGTGTTCAGCAGGGCGGCGGTCACGTCGAAGCCGGCGGTGATCTCGGTGCGCCCCAACTCGTTCCAGGCGGCGGAGAACGCGAAGGCAGGCTCCGTCGAGACGCTGAACGTCGATCTCGGCTCGGCCGACTTCGGTGCGGTGGTGAAGGAGATCAAGGCCGCCGCGGGGGAGAAGCTGGACGTGTCGGAGGCGCCGATCGTGATCAGCGGCGGGCGCGGGCTGCAGGACCCGGCCAACTTCAAGCTGCTGGAGGAGCTGGCCGAGGCGTTCGGCGGGCGCGCCGCGGTCGGCGCGTCGCGCGCGGTGGTGGACGCCGGGTGGCGGCCACACGGCGACCAGGTGGGGCAGACGGGGAAGACGGTGGCGCCCACGCTCTACATCGCCGTCGGCATCAGTGGAGCCATCCAGCACCTGGCCGGGATGCGCACCAGCCGCTACATCGTGGCCATCAACAAGGACCCCGAGGCGCCGATCTTCAAGGTGGCCGACTACGGGATCGTGGGCGACCTGTTCCAGATCCTCCCACGCATGACGGAAGAGGTGAAGAAGCTGATGAGCTGAGGCGGCAACGCCTCGGATCGTCGGGAGACGCGCGCTGAGGGCGCCGGCTGCGAGGCCGGCGCCCTCCGCGCATTTTCCCCGGACGGATTTCACCGCGTCTCCGCCGCCTCGCGCCCTCCCCCCGCGCCGGAGGGCGCGATCCCTCCCGTTCCGGGAGGAGGTGGCTCCCCGCCATCTCCGCGCGTTTCCAGTCCTCCGTTTCCTCCGCGTGATGCCCTCTGTTGAGAAGGTCGAGGAAGCGCTCTGGGTTCGTCGAGATCAGAAGACCACGGGCAGTTCGCGCAGGCCGCGGAGGAACACGTGCCGCCGCCAGCGCAGGGTGTCCGCGAGGACGGCGAGACGCAGCTGCGGCGCGCGCGTCAGGAGCGCCGGGAGGGCGATCTGCGCCTCGAGCCGCGCCAGCGGGGCACCCAGGCAGTAGTGCGCGCCGATGCCGAAGCCCAGGTGGCGGTTGGGCTCGCGCGACAGGGCCAGCACGTCGGGGTCGGGGAACTGTGCGGAATCGCGGTTGGCCGAGCCGATCGCTCCCAGCACCAGCTCGCCGCGCCGGACGCGGACTCCCGCGATCTCCACCTCTTCCCGCGCGTACCGCTCCGTCGCCAGCTCGACCGGGCTGGTGAAGCGGATCAGCTCCTCCACCGCCGGGCGCGCCAGCTCCGGATCGTGGCGGAGCCGCTCGCGCTCCGTGCGGTTCTGCAGCAGCGCGAGGACGCCGCCGGCGATCAGGTTCACCGTGGTCTCGTGGCCTGCGGCCAGGAGGAGGAAGACCATCCCCAGCAGCTCGTCCTCGCTCAGCCGGTCGCCTTCCGCCTCGGCGTGCACCAGCGCGCTCACCAGGTCGTCGCGCGGCTCGGCGCGGCGCGCGGCGAACAGCGTGCGGAGATACCGGAAGAGCGCGCGGACCGCGGGGAGCACCGCGATGGCCCGGATGTCCGGCGTCCCCGAGACGATGCGGCTGGACCAGGCGTGGAAGCGCGCACGGTCCTCCGCGGGAACGCCCAGCAGCTCGGCGATGATGGTGAGCGGGAGCGGAAGCGCGAGTTGCCGCACCAGCTCGCCGGGGCGATCGCGCAGCGCCGCGTCCAGCAGTTCGTCCACCAGCTTCTCGATCCGCGGCCTGAGCCCGTCCACCAGGCGCGGGGTGAACGACTTCTGCACGAGCGCGCGCAGGCGCGTGTGGTCCGGCGCGTCCAGGTCCAGCATGTTGCGCGTCAGCGGGCGCAGGAACGGCGGCAGCCACGGCCCGCCGCCCCGCCCGCCGGGGCCGCGGACGCGGGACGGATCCTTGGCGAAGCGCCCGTCGCGCAGCAGCGCGGCGACGTCTGCGTAGCGCGAGACGAGCCAGGCCGCTCGCCGCCAGCCGAGCCGCACCCGGTGGCATGGCGCCTCGTCGCGCAGCCGCGCGTAGGCCGGGTAGGGATCGGCCTTGAACGACGGGCTGGCGAGGTCGATCCGGAACGGCATGGGAGCGCGGGGGTTCGGGGGCAAGTGGCGTGGAGCGATCGTCCCGCGGCCCTACGCGCCGTCGCGCCGCGGGGTTGCGCAGCTCTGCGCGCGGTGGGGGATGGGGCAGCAGTCGCGCGCCTGAACCTGTCCTGCTCTGGCCTGTTTCCTGCAAATATCAGGGGCAGATGGCTTGAGCCATCTCTGTAACTATGCGCCTGAAGCGCTGTTTCCCCGCGGTTCCCAACGGGGAAGGTCGGCTCGGCAGCGTGGCGCTTAACTCGAAGGTTCGGTGACATAGAGGTCTGCGGTTTTCCGAGTCGACGCCTCGGGCCTCCCAGCAAGCTCATGATGCTGGGAGGCGTGTGTCCATGACCCCGCTTCCCGGCTCCGGAGGCGGGGATTCTCGTCTTCGGTCACCGAAAGGAGGCAGTGGTGATGCGGGGACGCAGCTTCTGGAGAGAGCTCGGGATCGCGATTCTGGCAACGCTTATCGCCGCGATGCTGATTCGGTTCTTCACGGGCGATGAGAAATCCGAGACGGTGTTCAAGGTCGAGTTCCGTAGAGCACCGGTTTCCGCGGGCCATAGCCCCTGATCGCGAGTTGCAGGGAGCAGACGCGCGGAGGGCGCCGGTTGCGAGGCCGGCGCCCTCCGTTCGTCTGTCCCATGGCCAGCGTGGCCGCCGCTCAGCAGAACCTGCAGCTGTAGAAGGCCGGCGGCTGCGAGACGTAGCCGCACCCGCCGCACGCAGTCTGGCAGGTGCCGAGGCACGACACGGCGCAGGTGTTGTAGCACGACGCGTTGCAGGTGCCGCACGTGTTCAGGCAGGTGTTCGCGCAGGTCTGGATGCAGGTGTCGTCACAGGTCACCCCGCACGAGCGCAGGCTCTCGAACTGGTTGGCGTGCACGGTGCCGGCGGTGCCTTCCCGCGGCATGGTTGCGAACGACTCGACTGCGAGGGACTCGAGCGCCAGCCTGATCTTGCCCATGATGCCTCCCCGTGGACCGCGTGTACGGAGCCCGGCGGGCGGCGCGCCCATGGCGTGTGCGGCACGGCGCCGAGAGTTGCGGCGCGGCCGGCGGGCGACGCTTTCGCAATGTGCCTGCGGCATCAGAAGGGGACAAGGAAACACTTCGCAGTCATTGGCTTATGTGAGCACCTTATCACTACTCCCAAACATGGTTGCTTGCAATTACGTTTGCATGCAATTACGATTGCAAGCATGGATTCAGATACCTTTCCGCCGCTTCTGGTAGACCGCGAGCGTGAACGTGACGAGCTCTCGTCTCTGCTCCGCCGTGGACGGCCCGCGCTCGCGCTGCTGACGGGGCGGCGGAGGGTGGGAAAGACGTACCTCCTCTCCCACGTCTTCCCGCCCGAAGAGCTGTTCCTGTACACGGCGGCGCAGACCACGCCGGAGTTGAACCGGCAGCAGCTGATTACCGACCTCGCGGCATGGTCGGGCGGGGCGGTGCGAATCGAGGAGTACCCCACTTGGCGCACGGTCTTCCGGCTCATGGCGGACGTAGCCGAGAGACGCGCGGCGGGTGATCCGGTGCGCCCCACCGTGGTCGTCCTTGACGAGTTCCAGTACCTCGCGGACGGCGACCGGGGAGTTGCCGCGGTCGCATCCGAGCTGAACGCGGTATGGGAGCAGGTCGAACGGGGAAAGCCACGCCTCCCGTTCCTGATCGTCCTGGCCGGCTCGGCAGTGGCGACGATGGAAGCGCTGGCCGGTGGCGGCGCGCCCCTGTACGGGCGGTTCGCGTGGCACCAGAAGCTTCAGCCGTTCACGTACTGGCACGCGGCCGAGCTCGCGCCGTTCGCACGTCCGCGCGACCGTGCGCTGCTCTACGGAGTGT harbors:
- a CDS encoding electron transfer flavoprotein subunit beta/FixA family protein, translated to MRVKSIVCVKRVPDTEARIRIAGDGSSIDPSGVKFVLNPYDEFAVEAALKHKEAAGQGEVTVMSVGDAASAETLRTALAMGADSAVLLKADRTPEGLAAAKALAAGIQGREYDLVLFGMKAIDDDLQAVGPMVAELLGIPVASAVTEFSIADGKVTAHREIEGGAEVVELRMPCAITLTKGAYEPRYASLKGIMAAKKKPLEEKPAQVDAPAAPAALSYPPERQAGRIVGEGPDAVPELLRLLRQEAKVI
- a CDS encoding electron transfer flavoprotein subunit alpha/FixB family protein; protein product: MPGIFAFAESRDGELRKVAQEVVTAARKLADAAGTEVHAVALGGSGLQAAAAELGKYGADKVFVGESGAFDRYSPEGFTTVIVNFIREHGCDAALFPASALGKDLAPRVAARLGVEYLSDATALDAEGATITVTRPRYAGKVFSRAAVTSKPAVISVRPNSFQAAENAKAGSVETLNVDLGSADFGAVVKEIKAAAGEKLDVSEAPIVISGGRGLQDPANFKLLEELAEAFGGRAAVGASRAVVDAGWRPHGDQVGQTGKTVAPTLYIAVGISGAIQHLAGMRTSRYIVAINKDPEAPIFKVADYGIVGDLFQILPRMTEEVKKLMS
- a CDS encoding cytochrome P450, giving the protein MPFRIDLASPSFKADPYPAYARLRDEAPCHRVRLGWRRAAWLVSRYADVAALLRDGRFAKDPSRVRGPGGRGGGPWLPPFLRPLTRNMLDLDAPDHTRLRALVQKSFTPRLVDGLRPRIEKLVDELLDAALRDRPGELVRQLALPLPLTIIAELLGVPAEDRARFHAWSSRIVSGTPDIRAIAVLPAVRALFRYLRTLFAARRAEPRDDLVSALVHAEAEGDRLSEDELLGMVFLLLAAGHETTVNLIAGGVLALLQNRTERERLRHDPELARPAVEELIRFTSPVELATERYAREEVEIAGVRVRRGELVLGAIGSANRDSAQFPDPDVLALSREPNRHLGFGIGAHYCLGAPLARLEAQIALPALLTRAPQLRLAVLADTLRWRRHVFLRGLRELPVVF